One region of bacterium (Candidatus Blackallbacteria) CG13_big_fil_rev_8_21_14_2_50_49_14 genomic DNA includes:
- a CDS encoding RNA polymerase subunit sigma has product MINSALKEQQEQLIRQCQEGDRQAFMELVKAYQGMVFAVLYRLLQDKEEIEDVAQEVWVKVYQSIRKLKSPAAFRSWLHRIVVNAFRDRMRQKGNQIAFSLDDDLRLEDGDSIQMEMEAPGLLPEEELLRTEWQEHLEDAIRELPPSHRAVIIMREIQGMSYEEIAYAMDISLGTVKSRIARAREKLISKLSVYLKEKEERKV; this is encoded by the coding sequence ATGATAAACAGTGCCCTGAAGGAACAACAGGAACAGCTCATCCGGCAGTGCCAGGAGGGCGATCGCCAAGCCTTTATGGAATTGGTGAAAGCTTACCAAGGCATGGTGTTCGCCGTGCTTTACCGGCTCTTGCAGGATAAAGAAGAAATTGAAGACGTGGCCCAGGAAGTCTGGGTAAAGGTCTATCAATCAATTCGGAAGCTGAAGTCTCCTGCTGCCTTTCGGAGTTGGTTACATCGTATTGTCGTCAATGCTTTTCGGGATCGGATGCGCCAAAAAGGCAATCAGATTGCTTTTTCGTTGGATGATGATCTGCGTCTTGAAGACGGAGACAGTATTCAGATGGAAATGGAGGCCCCAGGTCTCTTGCCTGAAGAAGAACTCTTACGTACCGAGTGGCAGGAACATCTTGAAGATGCGATACGTGAATTGCCGCCTTCTCACCGCGCTGTGATTATTATGCGTGAGATTCAAGGCATGTCCTATGAAGAAATCGCCTATGCCATGGATATTTCTTTGGGTACGGTCAAGTCACGGATTGCCCGTGCACGTGAAAAATTGATTTCTAAATTGTCTGTTTATCTGAAAGAAAAGGAGGAAAGAAAAGTCTGA
- a CDS encoding RNA 2',3'-cyclic phosphodiesterase codes for MIMRICCRKTPPLPQNLCLGFQKFSAVGCVEPISASNMPPDKQTLLRLFLGIPLPEELLEQALAAQALLKSLNPGIRTSWVRPVQMHLTLKFLGDTSLNRMQRMVPKLERVFAQFQPLGLNLSEPGVFPKPESAQVVFWGLTPEVELLAMHKELEKVLETLGFAREKRAYHPHLTLGRIRQKLEAPYRLPAFFSSERPASVWEAGQIELLQSELSSEGSRYTCLHRFRLG; via the coding sequence ATGATTATGAGGATATGTTGCAGAAAGACCCCACCACTGCCGCAAAATTTATGTTTGGGGTTTCAGAAATTCTCAGCCGTCGGATGCGTGGAGCCAATCAGCGCATCAAATATGCCACCTGATAAGCAAACGCTTTTACGTCTTTTTTTGGGAATTCCTTTGCCTGAGGAATTGCTTGAGCAGGCTCTTGCTGCTCAAGCGCTTTTAAAATCTTTGAACCCCGGTATACGCACTTCATGGGTGCGCCCGGTGCAAATGCATCTCACTCTCAAATTTTTAGGTGATACTTCTTTGAATCGAATGCAGCGCATGGTTCCCAAACTTGAGCGCGTGTTTGCCCAGTTTCAGCCCTTGGGATTGAATTTATCTGAACCCGGTGTTTTTCCTAAACCTGAATCAGCACAGGTTGTCTTTTGGGGGCTTACACCTGAAGTGGAACTCTTGGCTATGCATAAAGAACTGGAAAAGGTTCTTGAAACTTTGGGGTTTGCCCGTGAAAAAAGAGCCTATCACCCCCATCTGACCTTGGGGCGAATTCGCCAAAAATTAGAAGCTCCGTATCGCTTGCCTGCATTTTTTTCAAGCGAAAGACCAGCCTCTGTTTGGGAGGCTGGCCAGATTGAATTGCTGCAATCAGAATTATCATCAGAGGGTTCCCGTTATACCTGTTTGCACAGATTTAGACTGGGTTAG